Proteins encoded by one window of Candidatus Zixiibacteriota bacterium:
- a CDS encoding FAD:protein FMN transferase, whose translation MASPCEILIRCRRRSEAEHVASLAAAETRRIERKLSRYRDDNIIHAINAGTGAAVEVDDELARLLTYADQCYRLSGGLFDITSGVLRRAWKFDGSTASPDRDLIESLLGRVGWEKVEWDGRRLRLQPGMEIDLGGLGKEYAADRAADLAFRASGAPLMANFGGDIRALSADPDSPPWVVGIEDPLREGTAVGRIDLSNGGVATSGDARRFCLVEGVRLGHILNPRTGWPVADAPRSVTVLGDYCVEAGFLATLAMLHGRAAEDFLAGEKVPYHCIR comes from the coding sequence ATGGCGAGTCCCTGCGAGATTCTCATTCGCTGCCGCCGCCGGAGCGAAGCCGAACACGTGGCTTCGCTCGCGGCCGCGGAAACGCGCCGCATCGAACGGAAACTCAGCCGGTACCGCGACGACAACATAATCCACGCCATCAACGCCGGCACCGGCGCGGCGGTGGAAGTCGATGACGAGCTCGCGCGCCTCCTCACCTATGCCGACCAGTGCTACCGCCTCAGCGGCGGCCTCTTCGACATCACCTCCGGCGTCCTTCGCCGGGCCTGGAAATTCGACGGATCGACGGCTTCGCCGGACCGAGACCTGATCGAGTCGCTGCTCGGACGGGTCGGGTGGGAGAAGGTCGAATGGGATGGGCGGCGCCTGCGCCTGCAACCCGGCATGGAAATCGATCTCGGCGGTCTCGGCAAAGAGTACGCGGCCGATCGGGCGGCCGACCTCGCGTTCCGCGCCTCGGGGGCCCCCCTCATGGCCAACTTCGGCGGCGACATCCGGGCCCTCAGCGCCGACCCCGACTCGCCGCCGTGGGTCGTGGGCATCGAGGACCCGCTGCGCGAGGGAACCGCCGTCGGTCGAATAGACCTCAGCAACGGCGGCGTCGCCACCAGCGGCGACGCGCGGCGGTTCTGCCTGGTGGAAGGCGTGCGGCTGGGTCACATTCTCAACCCCCGCACCGGGTGGCCGGTGGCCGATGCTCCCCGAAGTGTCACGGTTCTGGGAGACTACTGCGTCGAGGCCGGGTTCCTGGCCACCCTGGCCATGCTGCACGGCCGGGCGGCCGAGGACTTCCTCGCCGGAGAAAAAGTCCCTTACCACTGCATCCGGTAG
- the asnB gene encoding asparagine synthase (glutamine-hydrolyzing) — translation MCGIAGYFQLESPRPPDRALIGRMVNTLHHRGPDEFGAYLDDRCVLGQARLSIIDLAGGSQPMCNEDGSLWITFNGEIFNYLELREELVGAGHVFRTRCDTEVIIHAYEQWGRDCLTRFNGQWAFVLYNRRDRSLFFARDRLGVRPLFYAVHGGAFYFASEIKAIFCAPEIPRRLDLKGLDEIFTWWTTAPPRTAFEGIHELEAGACGVVRNGRVRTERYWSMEFPETFDRRRPVESWAEELHALLVDAVRLRLRADVPVGAYLSGGLDSSATTALIRHFTDTRVESFSIAFQDKAYDESPFQRQMAEHLGTNHHVVTCTYRDIAENFPAVIRHTERPIVRTAPTPLFLLSRLVRENNFKVVLTGEGSDEILGGYDIFKETMIRRFWARRPDSAWRPALLKRLYPTLPLSGARAKFYLETFYKAGLRDTDRCSYSHQPRISTTTKIKDYFTPEVRRILDGHSSLEAFCVDLPDSFFRWHHLCRAQYLEARSLLSGYLLSSQGDRVGMAHSVEGRFPFLDHRVVEFAATIPPWHKLFGLKEKFVLKRAMARELPEEITARVKQPYMAPDSNSFVQPDSPGYIADILAESEIARTGLFESAAVQQLREKATRLKHAHLSFKDNMSMIGILSTQLLIHAFIDRFQPAPEPGRSAFSVWHEA, via the coding sequence ATGTGTGGAATAGCCGGCTACTTTCAACTGGAGTCTCCCCGCCCTCCCGACCGGGCGCTGATCGGCCGGATGGTCAACACGCTGCATCACCGGGGCCCGGACGAATTCGGCGCCTACCTTGATGATCGCTGTGTACTCGGCCAGGCCCGCCTCTCGATCATCGACCTCGCCGGGGGATCGCAGCCGATGTGCAACGAGGACGGGTCGCTGTGGATCACCTTCAACGGCGAGATCTTCAACTACCTCGAATTGCGCGAGGAGCTCGTCGGCGCCGGCCACGTTTTCCGCACCCGCTGCGACACCGAGGTCATCATCCACGCCTACGAGCAGTGGGGCCGCGACTGCCTCACCCGTTTCAACGGCCAGTGGGCGTTTGTCCTGTACAACCGGCGCGACCGCTCGCTCTTTTTTGCGCGCGACCGCCTCGGCGTCCGCCCTCTGTTCTACGCCGTGCACGGCGGCGCCTTCTACTTCGCCTCCGAAATCAAGGCCATCTTCTGCGCCCCGGAGATTCCCCGCCGCCTTGACCTGAAAGGCCTCGATGAGATCTTTACCTGGTGGACGACCGCGCCGCCTCGCACTGCTTTCGAGGGCATCCACGAACTCGAGGCGGGCGCCTGCGGCGTCGTCCGGAACGGCCGGGTCCGCACGGAACGCTACTGGTCAATGGAATTTCCCGAGACCTTCGACCGCCGCCGCCCGGTCGAGTCGTGGGCGGAGGAGCTCCACGCCCTTCTGGTCGACGCTGTCCGGCTGCGGTTGCGCGCCGACGTCCCGGTGGGCGCCTACCTCTCCGGCGGGCTTGATTCCTCGGCCACCACCGCGCTCATCAGGCATTTCACCGACACCCGGGTCGAGTCCTTTTCGATTGCCTTTCAGGATAAGGCGTATGATGAGTCGCCGTTTCAACGGCAGATGGCCGAGCACCTCGGCACCAACCACCACGTCGTGACCTGCACCTACCGCGACATCGCGGAGAATTTCCCCGCCGTCATCCGCCACACCGAACGCCCCATCGTCCGCACCGCGCCGACGCCGCTCTTCCTGCTCTCCCGGCTCGTCCGGGAGAACAACTTCAAGGTCGTCCTGACCGGCGAGGGCTCGGATGAGATCCTCGGGGGATACGACATTTTCAAAGAGACGATGATCCGGCGGTTCTGGGCCCGCCGTCCTGATTCCGCCTGGCGCCCGGCTCTACTGAAACGCCTTTACCCGACCCTCCCCCTCTCCGGCGCCCGGGCGAAATTCTACCTCGAGACTTTCTACAAGGCCGGTCTCCGCGACACCGACCGCTGCTCCTACTCCCACCAGCCCCGCATCAGCACGACCACCAAGATCAAGGATTACTTCACCCCGGAGGTCCGCCGGATTCTCGATGGTCACAGCTCGCTGGAGGCTTTCTGCGTCGACCTGCCGGACTCGTTTTTCCGCTGGCATCACCTCTGCCGGGCGCAGTATCTCGAAGCACGGTCGCTCTTATCGGGCTACCTGCTCTCGTCGCAGGGGGACCGCGTCGGCATGGCCCACTCGGTCGAGGGCCGCTTCCCCTTCCTCGATCACCGGGTTGTCGAATTTGCGGCGACCATCCCGCCCTGGCACAAGCTCTTCGGCCTGAAAGAGAAATTCGTGCTGAAACGGGCGATGGCGCGCGAGTTGCCGGAGGAGATCACAGCGCGCGTGAAACAGCCGTACATGGCCCCCGACTCCAACAGCTTTGTCCAGCCCGACTCGCCGGGCTACATCGCCGACATACTCGCCGAGTCCGAGATCGCGCGCACCGGTTTGTTCGAATCGGCCGCGGTCCAGCAGTTGCGCGAGAAGGCGACCCGGCTCAAGCACGCCCACTTGTCATTCAAAGACAACATGTCGATGATCGGCATTCTCTCGACCCAGCTGCTCATCCACGCTTTCATCGACCGGTTCCAGCCCGCCCCCGAACCCGGCCGCAGCGCCTTTTCCGTTTGGCACGAAGCTTAG
- a CDS encoding DUF3570 domain-containing protein gives MRMQLTNRPPLRGALSALTAALLGTGAAASEGRNRVESSILLYSEVDRVQAAEAIIGLGRALKGDRMLSARLTLDGLTGASPNGATPSARVQTFTRPSGEGGYSVKPGEIPLDDTFKDTRYSFDGSLAQPLDRLTTIVLGAHYSGEHDYTSLGASVGLSRDLNRKNTTLSASAAYSRDRVRPEGGPPDPLSSMSARADDDDDDDAGERELAAQDDDGDDDDDEDRESDAGEGKNVYDVVFGLTQVLNRQTVLRLNYSYNHSSGYLNDPYKIVSVVQGPGGPDAGEPVDYLYEARPDGRAKQAVFAQLRRYLSGHTIDLSYRYFWDDWGVTSQTVELFYRLPVKAGHALQPHVRWYRQTEADFYRVFLVEAAPAPAHASADYRLAPFHAVTAGLQYLFPVGQGVQVSLGGEYYHQAGDISPPRSMGVLSTYELFPDMDAVMVRAGFDYEF, from the coding sequence ATGCGGATGCAATTGACCAACCGGCCGCCTCTCCGAGGCGCGCTCAGCGCCCTCACCGCGGCCCTGCTCGGGACCGGCGCGGCCGCGTCCGAGGGGCGGAATCGCGTGGAATCGTCGATCCTCCTGTATTCCGAGGTCGACCGCGTGCAGGCGGCCGAAGCGATCATCGGCCTGGGCCGGGCGCTCAAGGGGGACCGGATGCTCAGCGCGCGGCTGACCCTCGACGGCCTCACCGGCGCCTCGCCCAACGGCGCCACGCCGTCGGCCCGCGTGCAAACCTTCACCCGCCCCTCCGGCGAGGGCGGTTATTCCGTAAAGCCGGGCGAGATTCCGCTCGACGACACCTTCAAAGACACGCGCTACAGCTTCGACGGCAGTCTGGCTCAGCCGCTCGACCGCCTCACCACCATTGTCCTCGGCGCCCACTACTCGGGCGAGCATGACTACACATCCCTGGGGGCCAGTGTCGGTCTCTCCCGCGACCTGAATCGGAAGAACACGACGCTGTCCGCCTCGGCCGCCTATTCGCGCGACCGGGTCCGCCCCGAAGGCGGTCCTCCTGACCCGCTGAGTTCGATGAGCGCGCGGGCCGACGACGATGATGACGACGACGCAGGCGAGCGGGAGCTCGCCGCTCAGGATGACGACGGCGACGACGATGACGACGAGGACCGTGAGAGCGACGCCGGCGAGGGGAAGAACGTGTACGACGTCGTCTTCGGCCTCACGCAGGTGCTTAATCGACAGACCGTCCTCCGTCTCAACTACTCCTACAACCACTCGTCCGGCTACCTGAACGATCCCTACAAGATAGTGAGCGTTGTGCAGGGACCGGGTGGTCCCGACGCCGGCGAACCGGTCGATTACCTCTATGAGGCCCGTCCCGACGGCCGCGCCAAGCAGGCGGTTTTCGCCCAACTGCGCCGCTACCTGAGCGGGCACACGATCGACCTCTCCTACCGCTACTTCTGGGACGACTGGGGCGTGACCTCCCAGACCGTTGAACTTTTCTACCGACTGCCCGTGAAAGCCGGGCACGCGCTCCAGCCCCACGTCCGCTGGTACCGCCAGACGGAGGCGGACTTCTACCGCGTTTTCCTGGTCGAGGCCGCTCCGGCGCCGGCCCATGCCTCGGCCGACTACCGGCTGGCTCCGTTTCACGCGGTGACGGCCGGGCTGCAGTACCTGTTCCCGGTCGGTCAGGGGGTTCAGGTGAGCCTCGGCGGCGAGTACTATCACCAGGCGGGGGATATCAGCCCGCCCCGTTCGATGGGCGTGCTGAGCACGTACGAGTTGTTCCCCGACATGGACGCCGTCATGGTCCGGGCCGGATTCGACTATGAATTCTAA
- a CDS encoding T9SS type A sorting domain-containing protein yields MTRQSAAAVLAVVLVLAAPTGSPWADLADGPVHTILWNRMDLVEVVDSLAVGFSSEGVTVCRWSDSLNQFVVESVHEIDYYPAAVRMAEGRLMVHTADQRLIAYDAAMLPELVTAWEFAPGAAFADWALVDTQLYLSRWFEGLWRYAIGPAGTAALLDTSMVGIMVTQMEAEGPWLYVLDEYNGIMRYDPAGAGSAAFLDYLYVPQEVLSFAQADSTSAMIGRSGGVVIGRYPGPQSLVAPAVPDGDRPQRVYLSGDAMVTVAPRSIEVRDRGTGEVRAAMAIEGVVTDGALFTRGGTRYLVLPREAGGLFLVNIDDLGQSGPGLYRSGPVQALAFGGGKLFTSGGHNPIEAYTFDSTLAPHLDFALLPHLNSMQALTVTGDTLLAYMAGINTIVVIRRPFFADSFLVDRAITLDDTMAGRIVFLPRLRHDSLRAIAVTGLRTMQVFTINDSGRVSSQEPWEQQFGITASCLTDTMVFLATGKDQIWSYRIGPDLRTQLAGITDLPSQASVMVWDSGRLLVFVRDQLLVSRLLPSGALSVESWIDMPFTASDAVISGRGLFAVGTTGIGVFRLDREVPELAEYGGDPGTVIAVSGEMVAASDGGSVKIYRLGVATGVDPEPELPRRFALDQNYPNPFNGETVIRYSLAEGARVRLAVYNVLGQRVKTLVDEYRAAGIYEALWDGTDRAGAPVASGVYLYRLEAGKAAGARKMVFVK; encoded by the coding sequence ATGACACGGCAATCGGCGGCGGCTGTTCTCGCGGTCGTTCTGGTGCTGGCGGCGCCGACAGGGTCGCCTTGGGCGGACCTGGCCGACGGGCCGGTGCACACCATTCTGTGGAACCGGATGGACCTCGTAGAGGTCGTCGATTCGCTCGCCGTGGGGTTCTCGTCCGAAGGGGTGACGGTCTGCCGGTGGTCGGACAGCCTCAACCAGTTTGTCGTAGAGAGCGTGCACGAGATTGACTACTATCCAGCGGCCGTGCGGATGGCGGAGGGACGCCTCATGGTGCACACCGCCGACCAGCGACTGATTGCGTACGACGCGGCGATGCTGCCCGAACTGGTGACCGCCTGGGAGTTCGCTCCCGGGGCGGCGTTCGCCGACTGGGCGCTCGTCGACACCCAGCTCTACCTGTCGCGGTGGTTCGAGGGCCTGTGGCGCTATGCGATCGGACCGGCCGGAACGGCCGCGCTCCTTGACACGAGCATGGTGGGGATTATGGTGACGCAGATGGAGGCGGAGGGACCCTGGCTGTATGTCCTCGACGAATACAACGGGATCATGCGCTACGACCCGGCCGGGGCGGGGTCGGCGGCCTTTCTCGATTACCTCTACGTGCCCCAGGAAGTTCTTTCGTTCGCGCAGGCGGACTCGACTTCGGCCATGATCGGACGGTCCGGCGGGGTCGTCATCGGGCGGTATCCCGGGCCGCAGTCGCTCGTCGCGCCCGCGGTTCCCGACGGCGACCGGCCGCAGCGGGTGTACCTGAGCGGGGATGCGATGGTGACCGTGGCGCCGCGCTCCATTGAGGTGCGCGACCGGGGGACCGGCGAGGTGCGGGCCGCGATGGCGATTGAGGGCGTGGTGACCGACGGCGCGCTGTTCACCCGGGGTGGAACCCGCTACCTGGTGCTGCCCCGCGAAGCCGGCGGGCTGTTTCTGGTGAATATCGATGACCTCGGGCAAAGCGGGCCGGGGCTGTATCGCTCCGGGCCGGTGCAGGCGCTGGCGTTCGGCGGCGGCAAACTGTTCACGTCGGGCGGCCACAACCCGATCGAGGCCTACACGTTTGACTCCACGCTCGCGCCCCACCTGGACTTCGCCCTCCTGCCCCACTTGAACAGCATGCAGGCGCTGACGGTGACGGGCGACACTCTCCTGGCCTACATGGCCGGCATCAACACCATTGTGGTGATCCGCCGGCCCTTCTTCGCCGATTCCTTCCTCGTCGACCGGGCGATCACCCTGGACGACACGATGGCGGGGCGGATCGTCTTTCTGCCCCGCCTGCGGCACGACTCCCTTCGGGCGATCGCCGTCACGGGGCTGCGCACTATGCAGGTCTTTACGATCAACGACTCCGGCCGGGTCAGTTCGCAGGAGCCGTGGGAGCAGCAGTTCGGGATCACCGCATCCTGCCTCACGGACACGATGGTCTTCCTGGCCACGGGGAAAGACCAGATCTGGTCGTATCGAATCGGGCCGGATCTCCGCACGCAGTTGGCCGGCATCACCGACCTTCCCTCGCAGGCCTCCGTGATGGTCTGGGACAGCGGCCGCCTCCTCGTGTTCGTCCGCGACCAGCTTCTCGTGTCCCGTCTCCTGCCGAGCGGAGCGCTCTCTGTCGAGAGCTGGATCGATATGCCGTTCACGGCGAGCGATGCGGTCATCTCGGGGCGGGGGCTGTTTGCGGTCGGAACCACGGGGATCGGGGTCTTCCGTCTCGACCGGGAAGTGCCGGAATTGGCGGAGTACGGCGGGGACCCGGGCACCGTCATCGCAGTGTCGGGAGAGATGGTCGCGGCCTCGGACGGCGGTTCTGTGAAGATTTACCGCCTGGGCGTGGCCACGGGCGTGGATCCCGAACCGGAACTGCCGCGGCGGTTCGCGCTCGACCAGAACTACCCGAATCCGTTCAACGGTGAGACGGTGATCCGCTATTCTCTGGCGGAGGGAGCGCGCGTGCGGCTCGCGGTCTACAACGTGCTCGGGCAGCGCGTGAAAACGCTCGTGGATGAGTACCGGGCGGCGGGGATCTATGAAGCGCTGTGGGACGGCACGGATCGCGCGGGGGCGCCGGTGGCGAGCGGGGTCTACCTCTACCGGCTCGAGGCCGGGAAGGCCGCCGGGGCCAGGAAGATGGTTTTCGTGAAGTAG
- a CDS encoding S8 family serine peptidase, with amino-acid sequence MKQLRRMILWPAAWVAVLAWPSAGFAARGDSGPVPGAFIVKLAPGVNPAAVRQALGGRERLTPVVPGGLKAGLAGREDLERVYFLATERPAAAAADITDMLGRGNVEWVEPEYFLELFELPADSLFPRQWHLLNTGQEYFGINRIDGAYNDERVIKRGTAGRDVRLVGQYQSPPADSAEKVVVAIIDTGVDTDHPELAGRVWRNLDEIPGNGGDDDHNGYIDDTAGYDISGDTSNLFDPAGDADPRDEDGHGTHCAGIVGANGDGAGVVGIAPWIEIMPVKIFPNGTTRIGGLGILYAVNNGARVINASWGSPFQSQFLREVINFARENGVLVCMASGNSGDNSRFYPAGFDLDSTLVVGAGNSDGELTYFSTFGSHVDIIAPGLDILSLRAAGTDMYAAYPAYEPEVRIVDSLYYLSDGTSMAAPMVCGAAGMLLSFRPDLSLGELVAILKHGATDLVDPLNQGDDLPGPDSLCGWGYLNIDASLGLMESGGMYLTAPEHRSRHTGDIIIKGGTIGGYDDGWTIEYATGLSPEAWHFLAAGNGLPPDSVLAVFRNPGAAGLLSFRLTDSYGRSGTVTVTYAPTNVLAMSSPADGMTFDYAIPVRGSAYGPDFDSLVVKSRGPRGNVVRLFAGTGEVFDSLFYTWPASGADTGAFTLYLYGYFATGVEGDSAGITVTSAFADGWPRRIPGWGGMTAVSADLNRDGSKELIAATSGGLAVYRAADGELLSGFPALAGRDVRCVPAVYDVDGDGHDEIIVTDSTGLHVIRDDGTAAPGWPQACFTGMTPYEYGFPAPVIVELRRGSPPGAVPDSGILFINRLGQLIAFRFNGDRYFYSRKMWGQFDARISPSYLTGGDTSPFATAADVDGDGRREVCASFSSANPHTGMGLFDGANGRPAFGRDVPTIQTIASVSGSVLADLDGDGLPEAITTGLGDDDLEHVWIKTLGTDDFASWVVPIDDSWIGWIASYPVVADLDRDGTPEILMTYFEFDQAALFIFRADGTPYATGPRGIPGEAFYDYATFATPAVANIMGDEYPEIIFRAGHLLPGTGPELLYILDYAAVPVAGWPKRTPAPSATVASGRQVPLVDDLDNDGKVELALLSDEQSLLVWDFEGSYDEGRNTFRWMYDNGNSGIYPGSQAAPQSSDGPARVRKAQRSAAGEARAVGRATAPVRFNLPAPARVAVEIYDTAGKRVATLPERMMEAGDQEMDFSEAALAPGTYFYRLIVDGTAFSRRMAVIE; translated from the coding sequence ATGAAACAACTCCGGCGGATGATCCTGTGGCCGGCCGCATGGGTGGCGGTTCTCGCCTGGCCCTCGGCGGGGTTCGCGGCGCGCGGCGACAGCGGGCCGGTGCCGGGCGCGTTCATTGTCAAGCTGGCGCCGGGGGTCAATCCGGCGGCGGTGCGGCAGGCGCTGGGCGGCCGCGAGCGGCTGACCCCTGTCGTGCCGGGCGGACTGAAGGCCGGACTTGCAGGCCGGGAGGATTTGGAGCGCGTATACTTCCTGGCGACTGAGCGGCCTGCCGCGGCGGCCGCCGACATCACGGACATGCTCGGCCGCGGCAATGTCGAATGGGTGGAGCCGGAATACTTCCTCGAACTCTTCGAACTGCCCGCCGATTCCCTGTTCCCGCGCCAATGGCATCTGCTGAATACAGGGCAAGAGTATTTCGGAATCAACCGCATCGATGGGGCATACAACGATGAGCGCGTGATCAAGCGGGGTACGGCGGGGAGGGACGTGCGCCTGGTCGGCCAGTACCAGTCGCCGCCGGCGGATTCGGCCGAGAAAGTGGTCGTCGCGATCATCGACACAGGCGTGGATACGGATCACCCGGAACTGGCCGGACGGGTCTGGCGGAACCTCGATGAAATTCCCGGCAACGGCGGCGACGACGATCACAATGGATATATCGACGACACCGCCGGGTACGATATTTCGGGGGATACCAGCAACCTCTTCGATCCGGCGGGTGACGCCGACCCGCGCGACGAGGACGGTCATGGGACGCACTGCGCGGGGATCGTGGGAGCGAACGGCGACGGCGCGGGAGTGGTGGGAATCGCGCCGTGGATCGAGATCATGCCGGTGAAGATTTTCCCGAACGGGACCACGAGGATCGGCGGGCTCGGCATCCTCTATGCCGTGAACAACGGGGCGCGGGTGATCAACGCGAGCTGGGGCTCGCCCTTCCAATCACAATTCCTGCGCGAGGTCATCAACTTCGCGCGGGAAAACGGCGTGCTCGTCTGCATGGCCTCGGGCAACAGCGGCGACAACAGCCGGTTCTACCCGGCCGGGTTCGACCTGGATTCGACGCTGGTCGTGGGGGCCGGGAACTCCGACGGAGAGCTGACTTACTTCTCGACCTTCGGCTCGCACGTCGACATCATCGCCCCGGGCCTGGACATCCTGTCGCTGCGGGCTGCGGGGACCGACATGTACGCCGCCTACCCGGCCTACGAGCCGGAGGTGCGGATTGTCGACAGCCTCTACTACCTCTCGGACGGGACGTCGATGGCGGCGCCCATGGTGTGCGGGGCGGCCGGAATGCTGCTGTCGTTCCGCCCCGACCTGTCGCTCGGCGAGCTCGTGGCCATCCTGAAGCACGGGGCGACCGACCTGGTCGATCCGCTCAACCAGGGGGATGATCTGCCCGGCCCAGACTCGCTCTGCGGCTGGGGGTACCTCAATATCGACGCCTCCCTCGGTCTGATGGAAAGCGGCGGCATGTACCTCACCGCGCCCGAACACCGCAGCCGCCACACCGGCGACATCATTATCAAGGGAGGAACGATCGGCGGCTACGACGATGGGTGGACGATCGAGTACGCGACCGGGTTGAGCCCGGAGGCCTGGCACTTCCTCGCCGCCGGCAACGGCCTGCCGCCCGATTCGGTGCTCGCGGTTTTTCGCAACCCCGGCGCGGCGGGACTGCTCAGTTTCCGCCTCACGGACAGCTACGGGCGCAGCGGGACAGTGACGGTGACGTATGCGCCGACGAATGTGCTGGCGATGTCGTCGCCGGCCGACGGAATGACGTTCGACTATGCGATCCCCGTCAGGGGGTCGGCTTACGGACCCGATTTCGACTCGCTGGTGGTCAAGAGCCGCGGACCGCGCGGGAATGTCGTGCGGCTTTTTGCAGGGACCGGGGAGGTATTTGACTCGCTCTTCTATACCTGGCCGGCCTCGGGGGCCGATACAGGGGCGTTCACCCTGTACCTCTACGGTTATTTCGCAACCGGTGTGGAAGGGGATTCGGCCGGGATCACGGTGACTTCGGCTTTCGCCGACGGATGGCCGCGGCGGATCCCCGGCTGGGGGGGGATGACGGCGGTGAGCGCGGATCTCAATCGGGACGGTTCCAAAGAACTGATCGCGGCCACGTCCGGGGGACTCGCGGTGTATCGGGCGGCCGACGGAGAACTGCTGAGCGGCTTCCCGGCGCTCGCGGGGCGCGACGTGCGCTGCGTGCCGGCCGTGTATGATGTGGACGGCGACGGCCATGACGAGATCATAGTCACCGATTCGACCGGGCTCCACGTGATTCGCGACGACGGCACGGCCGCGCCCGGCTGGCCGCAGGCCTGTTTCACGGGCATGACCCCCTACGAATACGGGTTCCCGGCGCCGGTGATTGTCGAGCTGCGCCGCGGTTCGCCCCCGGGAGCAGTGCCCGATTCGGGCATCCTGTTCATCAACCGGCTGGGACAGCTCATTGCCTTCCGCTTCAATGGCGACAGGTACTTCTACTCGCGGAAGATGTGGGGTCAATTCGATGCGCGGATATCCCCCTCGTACCTGACCGGGGGAGACACCTCGCCCTTCGCAACGGCCGCGGATGTCGACGGCGACGGGCGGCGGGAAGTGTGCGCGTCCTTCAGCTCGGCCAACCCCCACACCGGCATGGGGCTGTTTGACGGGGCCAACGGCCGCCCGGCTTTCGGGAGGGACGTCCCGACCATTCAAACAATCGCCTCGGTGAGCGGCAGCGTCCTGGCGGATCTTGACGGCGACGGGCTGCCGGAGGCGATCACGACCGGCCTGGGCGACGATGATCTCGAGCACGTGTGGATCAAGACTCTCGGAACCGATGATTTCGCGAGCTGGGTGGTGCCGATCGACGACTCGTGGATCGGCTGGATCGCCTCCTACCCGGTGGTCGCCGATCTGGATCGCGACGGGACGCCGGAAATTCTCATGACCTATTTCGAATTCGATCAGGCCGCGCTCTTTATTTTCCGGGCGGACGGCACGCCGTACGCGACGGGACCGCGCGGAATTCCCGGGGAGGCGTTTTACGACTACGCAACCTTCGCGACCCCGGCCGTGGCGAATATCATGGGGGACGAGTACCCGGAGATCATCTTCCGGGCCGGGCACCTGCTGCCGGGGACCGGTCCGGAGCTGCTCTACATCCTGGACTATGCGGCCGTGCCGGTGGCCGGCTGGCCGAAACGGACGCCCGCACCGTCGGCGACCGTGGCCTCGGGGCGGCAGGTCCCGCTGGTCGATGACCTCGACAACGACGGCAAAGTCGAACTCGCCTTGCTGAGCGACGAGCAGAGCCTGCTGGTGTGGGATTTCGAGGGGAGTTACGACGAGGGGCGGAACACGTTTCGCTGGATGTACGACAACGGGAACAGCGGCATCTACCCGGGGTCGCAGGCTGCGCCGCAGAGTTCGGACGGCCCGGCTCGGGTGCGCAAGGCGCAGCGGTCGGCGGCCGGCGAGGCGAGGGCGGTCGGTCGGGCGACGGCGCCGGTGCGCTTCAATCTCCCCGCCCCGGCGCGTGTGGCGGTCGAGATTTACGACACCGCCGGCAAGCGGGTCGCAACGCTGCCGGAGCGAATGATGGAAGCGGGGGACCAGGAGATGGATTTCTCCGAGGCGGCCCTCGCGCCGGGAACGTATTTCTACCGGCTGATCGTGGACGGCACGGCGTTTTCGCGGCGAATGGCGGTGATCGAATGA